ACTAAAATAACAAAAGGGTCTTTCGCTTTTGGAATTTCCAATGGAATACTGCATGGATCAAGCAGTCCTGAAAGATTTTCTTTGAGTGCTGACATCGCTTTATCTGTATCGGTTAATTCGTTACGTGCTAGTCGTTTGGTTAAGTCGGTAATGATATTCGTTGTTGCATCAATGCCGACATCGGCCATTAAAAGCTGAGTTTCTAAATCTTCAAGAAGATCATCGTCGATTTTTTTCTCACCGACGAGAAGTGTTGTGATACCAGAGGCTAAATTGTCACGGGTTTTACTAAGTCCTGATTTTAACCGTGCGAACAAGCCTTGTTTTTTCTCGCCGTTATCACTGTCATTAGTTTCTGTTTTATCTTTTTTGCGGCCGAAGAGACGCCCACCTTGTTTCACTTTTTTAGCGTTCTCTTCGGCGCGACGTGCTTCTTCTTCANNNNNNNNNNNNNNNNNNNNNNNNNNNNNNNNNNNNNNNNNNNNNNNNNNNNNNNNNNNNNNNNNNNNNNNNNNNNNNNNNNNNNNNNNNNNNNNNNNNNNNNNNNNNNNNNNNNNNNNNNNNNNNNNNNNNNNNNNNNNNNNNNNNNNNNNNNNNNNNNNNNNNNNNNNNNNNNNNNNNNNNNNNNNNNNNNNNNNNNNNNNNNNNNNNNNNNNNNNNNNNNNNNNNNNNNNNNNNNNNNNNNNNNNNNNNNNNNNNNNNNNNNNNNNNNNNNNNNNNNNNNNNNNNNNNNNNNNNNNNNNNNNNNNNNNNNNNNNNNNNNNNNNNNNNNNNNNNNNNNNNNNNNNNNNNNNNNNNNNNNNNNNNNNNNNNNNNNNNNNNNNNNNNNNNNNNNNNNNNNNNNNNNNNNNNNNNNNNNNNNNNNNNNNNNNNNNNNNNNNNNNNNNNNNNNNNNNNNNNNNNNNNNNNNNNNNNNNNNNNNNNNNNNNNNNNNNNNNNNNNNNNNNNNNNNNNNNNNNNNNNNNNNNNNNNNNNNNNNNNNNNNNNNNNNNNNNNNNNNNNNNNNNNNGCCTGCTGAATTTTTTTGCGGCCGAACAATTTCTTTAAAATACTCATGACGTCGCCAAGTCTCTAATTCTGTTTATGGAGGAGCTATTTTAACGAATTTTTAGAGATTGCAGAAACTTTATCTGAAATTTTTGCTTTTGCAGGAGTTTGGTAACGAGGGTAGCAAGATATTTATTTTAATTAATTGATATATAATACTTTTTAATTTTTTGAGCATCGCTGTTCGTTGCCCCAAGGCAGAAGAGCGTTAGTCGTCTTCGGCTGGGCAAATCTTTAAACGATTGGTTTCGGCAAATTCGAGGATGTAGCGATAGAGTTCAGGATTGCTTTCTTTAAGAGATTCGTCGAGAATAATGCACTTATTGCCATCTTTGACTGCAGGTTGCAGCATCGGTGAGTAAATAATGCGCTTGTCACGAAAGGTAGAAAGCGCGCCGCTCATGCGCTCAGCCCAATCGCTGGGACGAAAGGTTTTACCTTCGTGCGTGACCCCTTCGATGACGAGGCGTGTAGTTTTTGATGTATCTTCTGTCATTGTAGCTATGTCGGTCCCGATTTGTTTTTAATTTAAGACATACAGGATGCACTAAGAGTATAACATAGTCAGCGATTGAATTATGATAGAGTGGTGCCAAAATTTTATAATATGCAATGTCTTTAAGAATCGTGAGTGAGTTGAGAGGACGTATGAGTAAAAAAGAACAAGATGAGCAGGTTCCACCAAAAGGTATTTATTTATTGCCGAACTTGTTTACTACGGGGAGTTTGTTTGCGGGCTTTTATGCCATCGTAGCGGCGATGAAAGGGTTATTCGATACTGCGGCAATTGCTATTTTTGTTGCCATGATCTTAGATGCCTTAGACGGTCGAGTTGCTCGTCTGACTAACACTCAGAGTGAGTTTGGCGCTGAATATGACAGCCTATCAGACATGGTGGCTTTTGGTGTTGCGCCTGCCCTTGTCGTGTACAGTTATGCGACGATGCATCTAGGCAAATTAGGCTGGCTTGCGGCATTTTTATATACCGCAGGTGTTGGGCTACGTTTGGCGCGCTTTAATAGTCAGTTAGGTTCGATGGACAAACGCTATTTTATTGGTTTGCCCTGCCCATCTGCTGCGGCAATGATTGCAGGGACGATATGGATTGCTCATATGTATGAGCTAACTGGTACTTATATCGATATTGCGTTTGCGGTAATGAGCCTTGCTTTAGGGGTCTTGATGGTGAGTAATGTGCGCTATTTAAGCTTTAAAGATGTTGATTTTAAAAAGCATGTGGGCTTTGGAGTCGTGATTGTCATTGTCTTAGCGTATGTGGCAATTTCTATCAGCCCAGCTCAGGTGTTGCTGGGTATTTTTGTGATTTATGTTTTATCAGGGCCGCTGATGGCACTGTGGCGCTTGCGTAAACCGAATCGCAAAAAAACAGTTGAAAAATCGAGTGATAAAGCGAAGTAACTGTGAATTATCATCCGTATTTGCAAGTGATGGGCATTTCTCAGTGGCAAGCACGGCAGCCGTTGGCTGGCGCGCGGGCAGCTGAGACTATTACCGAAAGTAAGCCAGAAGAGCTGGTCTTATTAGTGCCTAAACGCAGTTGGCAAAAAGCGGCGATTAGAGCCTTTTTAGATCAATTAATTGCTAATGTGCCGAACTTGCGTTATGAAATTGAAGAGACTAGCTTACCTCAACACGGGCTGTATTGGGGCTTGGGCATATTGCAGACCGATGTAGAAGAAAATTTACCAGAAGTGGAGCGTTTTATTGCTTCAGGACCATTAAAAAAGCAGTTATGGCAGAAGTTGTGGCAATGGAAAAACGCGATAATTTAAAGCTTCGCAAGGTGTGCGCGAATGATATTGCAGCGGTTTTCTCAATGGAGCAACGTGCCTATGAAGATGGTTGGTCCAGTGATATAATGCACACCCTGCTGGAGACGCAACATTATTATGGTCAGATCTTAGAGCGGGTGACAGATTCCGATCGAGTGGTTTGCGGTTATTGCTTTTTCTCGGTGATTTTCGATGAATGCCATTTATTAAATCTATGCATAGATCCCGACCAGCAAGGGCAAGGCTTGGGTCGCTATCTTTTGGATATTATTGTATCGAAAGCGGCAAGTCAGGGCGCAAAGCAAGTCTTTCTTGAGGTGCGCGAATCGAATTTGGCAGCAATTGGGCTGTACTTCTCCTCTGGGTTTACAGAATTAGGCCGCCGTAAAGGTTATTATCCGACCAAGACCCAAGGTCGGGAAGATGCCTTAGTCTTAGTGAAGAATTTAGAAGGTAAGAATTAAAATGACATATCAAGAACAAGTGGATAAGCGCAGAACCTTTGCGATTATCTCTCACCCGGATGCGGGTAAAACAACACTGACTGAAAAATTATTATTGTTCGGCGGTGCGATTCAGATGGCAGGAACGGTCAAGGGGCGTAAGGCCAGCCGCCATGCGACCTCTGACTGGATGGAGCTGGAAAAACAACGGGGCATCTCGGTAACCACCTCGGTGATGCAGTTTCCCTATCGTGAACGTATTATTAATCTATTAGATACTCCAGGTCACGAAGATTTCTCTGAGGATACTTATCGTACACTTACAGCGGTCGACTCTGCGCTGATGGTCGTTGATGCGGCAAAAGGTGTGGAGGCGCGAACCTTAAAGCTTTGGGAAGTGTGTCAGCTACGTAAAACGCCAGCGATGACCTTTGTCAATAAGCTAGACCGTGAAGCGCGTGACCCGATTGATGTCTTGGATGATGTAGAAACATGGCTGGGTATCTTCTGTGCACCGATTACTTGGCCGATTGGTATGGGTAAGAACTTCAAGGGGATTTACCATTTGTATGAAGATAAAATTTATCTTTACAGTGCAGGGAAAAACCAAGAAGTGCAAGAGGCTGATGTGATCGCTGGCCTGGATAATCCAGAATTGGATGAGAAAATCGGTATGATGGCTAGCGAGTTGCGTGATGAGCTTGAGCTGGTTCGTGGTGCCAGTCATGAGTTTGATTATGAGGCCTATTTGGCGGGTGAGCTGACACCGGTCTTTTTTGGCTCGGCGATTAATAACTTTGGTATTCGTGAGCTATTAAACTACTTCGCTGAATATGCACCGGCACCACAAACGCGCGAGACTCGTGAGCGTACGGTTGCACCAATAGAAGAAAAACTTTCGGGATTTGTCTTTAAGATTCAGGCGAATATGGATCCAGCACACCGTGACCGAATTGCCTTTATGCGTGTTTGTTCGGGAAAATACAATAAAGGCATGAAGTTAAAGCATGTGCGTACAGGAAAAACAGTGCAGATTGCCAACGCGATGACCTTTATGGCAGGCGATAGAAGCCAGGCGGAAGAGGCCTATCCTGGTGATATTTTAGGGTTGCATAATCATGGAACCATTCAAATTGGTGATGCCTTTACTCAAGGTGAAGATTTAAAGTTTGTTGGCATTCCAAACTTTGCGCCTGAGCTTTTTAGATTAGTACGCTTGCGTGATCCATTAAAATCTAAAGCCTTGCAAAAAGGGCTGATTCAGCTTTCAGAAGAAGGGGCGACACAGGTTTTTAGACCTCTAAACAGTAATGATTTGATTTTAGGTGCTGTCGGCGTGCTGCAATTTGATGTGGTCGCACATCGCTTAAAAGCTGAATATAACGTTGAATGCGTCTATGATAACGTGTCGATTGCAACCGCTCATTGGGTGCATTGTGATGATGAGAAAATGCTCGACCAGTTTAAAAAACGTCATTTTGATCAGCTCGCTCTAGATGGCTCTGATGCGCTGACTTATCTAGCGCCGACGATGGTGAATTTGAATTTGGCCAAAGAGCGCTGGCCGGATATTCAGTTTTTCTCAACGCGAGAAGTCTAAAGCATGATCTTTGATACGCACTGTCACTTAGATTTTGATGCCTTTGATCAAGATCGAGAGGTGGTGCTCGCGCGCGCTGCGGCTGTTGGTGTGGCACGCTTTATGTTGCCAGGGGTGAGCGTTAATAACTGGCAGAAAGTGCGTGATTTATCTGCACAGCATGAGCGTTGTTATTATGCGCTAGGATTACACCCTTATTTTTTAAATCAGCATCAAGAGCAAGATTTAATTTTGCTCGAGCAGGAGTTAATTAAAAATAGCAGCGATATGCACGCTGTGGGTGAAATAGGCTTAGACGGTCATTTAAAGCATTTAGATGAAAAAAGGCAATATTATTTTTTCTATCAACAGCTAAAATTAGCCAAGCAGTACAATAAGCCAGTGATTTTGCATGTCCGTCATCGTCATGAAAAAATTGTTAACGCAGTAAAAGAGTTAGATTTTGTTAGCGGCGGTGTGATTCATGCTTTTAGTGGTAGTGTGGAAGTGGCAAAAAATTATGTCGATTTAGGTTTGAAACTGGGGTTGGGCAGTGTGCTTACTTATACCAATTCGCGTAAGCTTAGAGCGGTGGTGAAAAGTTTGCCTTTATCAAGTTTTGTCTTAGAAACAGATGCTCCGGATATGCCCATGCGCGGGCAATTTGATCGACGCAATGAACCTTGTTTTATTACGCAGGTATTGGATGCCTTGTGTTGCGAGCGCAAAGAAAGCCGTGAGAAAATAGCAGAAGCACTTTGGAAAAACTCATTATCATTGTTTGGAATGGAGAATTAAAATGGGCTCGGTACTACTGTGGATTGTGATTTTAGGTGGGATTATTTTCTTACTCAATAAATTTTTTATGAGTAAGCAAGATAAGTATTCGAATACACAAAGACCGCCGCACCGTCCAGTGGAAGATAATCCGCCTGCAGGTAACGTGTATGACCACAAGCCAGAAGAGCCAGTCGCTCCACCGGTGGACCAAGGTGCTTTGGCAAATGAGGCCAAAGAGTTATTTGTGACCTTACAAGATGCTTGGAATAATGAAAAATTAGCGGTTTTGCAAAAAAGAACCTCAGCAGAAGTTTTCACGAAAGTACAAAGCTCAGAGCGTCACCAAACCGTAAGTATTGTGGCTCTAAATGCTGAGGTACAAGAGGTGAAAAAAAGCAGTAGCGGCAGTTTAAAAGCAAAAGTCATTTATAGTGGGAAATTACGTCAAGGCAATGGTCAGCCTTATGATTTTAGAGAAGTATGGCAGCTTAGCCGTGAGGATCAAGCGGGAGCTGTGTTGAAAGTAGAAGGTATTAGTGAATGATCGGTTTATTTGAGCGCACCCATATTTTAGTGGGTGATGAAGGCATTGAGCGCTTAAAAAATGCGCGCGTTGTGATCGCTGGCATGGGAGGTGTGGGCTCTTTTGTTGCAGAAGGTTTAGCGCGTGCAGGTATCGGCTATATTAAGTTGGTTGATCATGATGTGGTTTCAGCATCGAATTTGAATCGCCAACTCGTCGCGCTTGAGTCCACGGTGGGTAAAAACAAGGCCCAGGTGATGGCAGAGCGTATTGGCGATATTAACCCGAATTGTCAAGTTGAAGTTTGTGCAGAGTTTTTGCGCGCTGAAGATATGGATGCGTTTTTCACTGAACCGTTCGACTTTGTTGTTGATGCCATCGATAGTTTATCTTGCAAGGTGGCCTATGTACGTACCGCCCATGAGAAAGGCTATCAGGTGGTGTCAAGTATGGGGGCGGGCAATAAAATAGACCCAACGCAGATTAAAGTGGCGGATATATTAGATACATCTGTTTGTAAACTCGCACGCTTTATGCGCGTACGTTTGCGCCGCCAAGGCGTTAAAAAAGGTATTTTAGCGGTTTACTCGACAGAGCCTTCTTCTCCTCCGTTACCGCCGGAGCCGGTGCCGGGCCATGGCCGTGATCGAGCGGTCAATGGTACGATTAGTTATATGCCAGCGCTGTTTGGCTTAACGTTATCTGGATTGGTTGTACAAAAACTTATCGCCCCTTATGTAAAAAAGTAAAACTAATCAACCAGATGACCCGAACCCTTAACGAGAAAGGCCGAGTCAAATGCCTTGGTTTGGGGTTCTTTAATTATTTTTAAATTCAGTGCGACTGCTATTTGCAAGCGACTTTCCTTGAGGTCATGCCTGCCTTTATAAAAGCTCACTTCATAGTTGCTCGTGATGGTGTCAGAAAGAAGCCAATAATATCAAAATATAAACACTCTTGGCTATACAAGCATAAGTTTGTCATTTGGATAAAAATTACAAAAAGAGCTTATTTTTCAAGATATTATAAATAAAAACAAGTAAACGCTTGACCCTGAAGTATAGTTCAGAGTTTAAACTCCTTATTGTGATTAAAAAATGAGGAACTAGCGATGGGACATCATGGTAAATCTAAGCATGGCTTTTTAGGTGGAATCTTTTCCGGACACAGGCGTTCTAATGAGTATTCGGGACACCGTCGTCGCTCTCATCATGGGCGTGAAGAGCATCATGATCGTGAGGATTATTATCGGCAAGAGCCATATTCGGAGCCAAGGCATCTAGAGCCGGTACAAGAACGTGGACAGCGTTGCAGCTCATGCCAGGCGGATAACAGGATCAATGCAAAATTTTGCGGACAATGCGGCGTTTCTTTAGTGCCTAAGGATATGCGTTGTGGGCAGTGCCAGACAACAGTGAAAGCGCCAGCACGCTTTTGCCCTGAATGTGGCACAGCGTTTAAAGCAAACCCATAATTTAAAAGAAGATGACAGTGAGGTGAATGGTATATGCAAGGCTATACATTTAAGGTTTATGGGCTAGATTGCGCAGAAGAAGTTTCTGCGCTAGAAAAAGTGTTAATTCCTAAGGTCAAAAATAAAAATGCATTACGGTTTGATTTATTAAATGGCAAATTGACGATAGATTCTGTGGATCGCTCTATTCAAGAAAGTGATTTGATTTTTGCAATTGGTAAAGCAGGCTTGAAAGCGGTTGCTTGGGATCAATATTTACAGAGTTCTCAACAAGAAACCGGCTTTTGGGCGCGTTATGGTCGCCTAATTCTAGCGACAGTCAGCGGTATGGCCTTAATTTTGGGCTATGTGATTAATGGCTTAAATTATGGCTTTTTAAATGCTCTTGCAGGTCATGAGTCTCTTAGTTTTGCGAGTGATTCGGCCGCTATTATCTTATTTATTATTGCCATTATGACCGGTGGGCGTTATGTCTTTCCTAAAGCGTTAACAGCACTTAAAAATTATCGTGCAGATATTAATGTGTTGATGACCGTTGCGGTGATTGGTGCGATGCTGATCGGTCAGTGGGTGGAAGCGGCGGCAGTGACGTTTTTATTTTCAGTGGCCCTGTTGCTGGAAAATTGGAGTGTGGGCCGTGCGCGTAATGCGATTAAGTCTTTGTTGGAAATCGCGCCAGCGACGGCACGTACATTGTGCTCTCATCATGGTGTTGATGAAAAGCCGGTTGAAGAGGTGAAAGTGGGGGCAATTGTAATTGTGCGCCCAGGAGAAAAAATTCCTTTAGATGGTATTGTCACTAAAGGAGAAACTCATATTAATCAGGCT
This genomic stretch from Piscirickettsia litoralis harbors:
- a CDS encoding tRNA threonylcarbamoyladenosine dehydratase codes for the protein MIGLFERTHILVGDEGIERLKNARVVIAGMGGVGSFVAEGLARAGIGYIKLVDHDVVSASNLNRQLVALESTVGKNKAQVMAERIGDINPNCQVEVCAEFLRAEDMDAFFTEPFDFVVDAIDSLSCKVAYVRTAHEKGYQVVSSMGAGNKIDPTQIKVADILDTSVCKLARFMRVRLRRQGVKKGILAVYSTEPSSPPLPPEPVPGHGRDRAVNGTISYMPALFGLTLSGLVVQKLIAPYVKK
- a CDS encoding TatD family hydrolase; the encoded protein is MIFDTHCHLDFDAFDQDREVVLARAAAVGVARFMLPGVSVNNWQKVRDLSAQHERCYYALGLHPYFLNQHQEQDLILLEQELIKNSSDMHAVGEIGLDGHLKHLDEKRQYYFFYQQLKLAKQYNKPVILHVRHRHEKIVNAVKELDFVSGGVIHAFSGSVEVAKNYVDLGLKLGLGSVLTYTNSRKLRAVVKSLPLSSFVLETDAPDMPMRGQFDRRNEPCFITQVLDALCCERKESREKIAEALWKNSLSLFGMEN
- a CDS encoding zinc ribbon domain-containing protein; amino-acid sequence: MGHHGKSKHGFLGGIFSGHRRSNEYSGHRRRSHHGREEHHDREDYYRQEPYSEPRHLEPVQERGQRCSSCQADNRINAKFCGQCGVSLVPKDMRCGQCQTTVKAPARFCPECGTAFKANP
- the rimI gene encoding ribosomal protein S18-alanine N-acetyltransferase — translated: MAEVVAMEKRDNLKLRKVCANDIAAVFSMEQRAYEDGWSSDIMHTLLETQHYYGQILERVTDSDRVVCGYCFFSVIFDECHLLNLCIDPDQQGQGLGRYLLDIIVSKAASQGAKQVFLEVRESNLAAIGLYFSSGFTELGRRKGYYPTKTQGREDALVLVKNLEGKN
- a CDS encoding DUF3579 domain-containing protein; its protein translation is MTEDTSKTTRLVIEGVTHEGKTFRPSDWAERMSGALSTFRDKRIIYSPMLQPAVKDGNKCIILDESLKESNPELYRYILEFAETNRLKICPAEDD
- a CDS encoding Tim44 domain-containing protein, which translates into the protein MGSVLLWIVILGGIIFLLNKFFMSKQDKYSNTQRPPHRPVEDNPPAGNVYDHKPEEPVAPPVDQGALANEAKELFVTLQDAWNNEKLAVLQKRTSAEVFTKVQSSERHQTVSIVALNAEVQEVKKSSSGSLKAKVIYSGKLRQGNGQPYDFREVWQLSREDQAGAVLKVEGISE
- the pssA gene encoding CDP-diacylglycerol--serine O-phosphatidyltransferase, whose protein sequence is MSKKEQDEQVPPKGIYLLPNLFTTGSLFAGFYAIVAAMKGLFDTAAIAIFVAMILDALDGRVARLTNTQSEFGAEYDSLSDMVAFGVAPALVVYSYATMHLGKLGWLAAFLYTAGVGLRLARFNSQLGSMDKRYFIGLPCPSAAAMIAGTIWIAHMYELTGTYIDIAFAVMSLALGVLMVSNVRYLSFKDVDFKKHVGFGVVIVIVLAYVAISISPAQVLLGIFVIYVLSGPLMALWRLRKPNRKKTVEKSSDKAK
- a CDS encoding peptide chain release factor 3, with translation MTYQEQVDKRRTFAIISHPDAGKTTLTEKLLLFGGAIQMAGTVKGRKASRHATSDWMELEKQRGISVTTSVMQFPYRERIINLLDTPGHEDFSEDTYRTLTAVDSALMVVDAAKGVEARTLKLWEVCQLRKTPAMTFVNKLDREARDPIDVLDDVETWLGIFCAPITWPIGMGKNFKGIYHLYEDKIYLYSAGKNQEVQEADVIAGLDNPELDEKIGMMASELRDELELVRGASHEFDYEAYLAGELTPVFFGSAINNFGIRELLNYFAEYAPAPQTRETRERTVAPIEEKLSGFVFKIQANMDPAHRDRIAFMRVCSGKYNKGMKLKHVRTGKTVQIANAMTFMAGDRSQAEEAYPGDILGLHNHGTIQIGDAFTQGEDLKFVGIPNFAPELFRLVRLRDPLKSKALQKGLIQLSEEGATQVFRPLNSNDLILGAVGVLQFDVVAHRLKAEYNVECVYDNVSIATAHWVHCDDEKMLDQFKKRHFDQLALDGSDALTYLAPTMVNLNLAKERWPDIQFFSTREV